CTCAAGCATCCAGTCCCTCAACCATTGGCGCACCATGACTTCCGTGTGCACTATCCACAGGgtacattgcagcaactcacgaaGGCTTCCAGACCCTCAACCTCCActccctggaaggacaagggcagcagttgcatggtAATATTGTCAcccccaagttcccctcaaagacaTAAGGGGAACCATCCTAATTTGgatatatatcaccattccttcattgtcaatgggtcaaaatcctgaagttCCTTTTCTAACATcttcaccatatggactgcagcaatttaaaGGGTTGGCTTTCCACAATCccttggatgggcaataaatgctggtcataATGgcaatgcccccatcccatgaatgaattttcaaAATGTACATCTTAACTTGTTTTTAATCTTCTTACCAGGAAATAGTTAAAACAATTGACATCATCACCTCcagtgttccccaaggatctatcctttatcccctcctatttctcaaccACCTGCAGCCTCTCGGCACACATCATCCAAAACACATATACATTAATGACACACACCTCTACCTCAGTACCACTCTCTGGACCATTGCCTCTAAATTgacagactgcttgtccaacatccagtataggatgagcagaaacttcctccaattaaatattaggaagactgatGCCATTGGCTTTAGTCTCCACCACAAACTCCTATACTTAACTATTGGCTCCATACCTCTTCCTAAGTCTGAAccaaactgtttgcaaccttgaccTTAAGATGCCCTTCTGACAACATATCCACACCATTGCCAAGATCACCTATTTCCATCTCCGTAAAATCACctgactccacccctgcctcagctcatctgctgctgaaccacatccatccatgcctttgctacctctagaCTTGTTAATTCCAACACAacttggctggcctcccatctttcACCCTCCATAAATTTAAGTTTAGCTGAAACTCTGCTCTCCATATTCtatctcacaccaagtcctgttcaaccATCActgctgtgctcactgacctacattggatcCTGGTCTGGCACacttcaatttcaaaattttcatccattttttaaattcctccataatgtttcccctccctaactctgtaacctgttccagccccacaagcctccaagatatctgcactcctccattctggtctcttgagcatcctcaattttaatggctccaccattggtagccataccttcagctgcctaggccccaagctccctaaacttctctaatTCTCTTCCCTCCCAATTTAAGATGCTCCTGAAACTTATTTGAACAAAGCTATTGGTCATCTGTCcaaacatctccttatgtggctcagtgtcaaatgttgtgTGATAAAGCTGCTGTGAAGGAGCTGGGGGAATTTACCTATGTTGCAGAAAGGGAAAGTGCTGTTTTTTTGTTGAGACTGGAATGGGACATGTAGGCCTGCAGGACCAGTACGTGTATGCAAGAGAGTAAGCTAAGGTGTTTACAAGAGTCCTCAGCAAAACATGCCAACTGAATGATCCTAACTAGGCTTCTTCCAAGGTTCCCAGCATAGATGTCAGTACCCAGCCAATTTGGCTCATTCCTTGTGGCATTAAGATGTGCTTGGCTGCACTAAACAAAGCAAAGGCTATTGGCCTTAACAACATCCTGAAGACCTGCGCTCCAAAGCCAGCAGCTGCATAGCCAACATGAAGCTAAAACAACAGGCTACATACATCATGAACAGTGGAAGTATCATGCTATATTCAGAaccaagtgatcccacaaccaccaGGTCAAGTCATTCACAGTCCTGCCAGATAAAGTCGTAAatgggtggtggacaattaaacaggaggaggaggctccagaaatatccATATCCTCAACTGTGGAGGAGCCAAGCATGTCAgcgtaaaagacaaggctgaagcatcttcagccagaagtaccaagtggatgatccatctcgcaCTCCCCAACccgagatccccagcatcacaggtgccagtatTCGGCAAAttaaattcactccatgtgataccgagaaacagctgaaggcactagatacaagttctgacaacattccagcaacagtactgaggacatgtgctccagaacgagCCGTGCCATTAGCCAAGCTGCGTCTgcacatctacaacactggcatgtacccaacaatgtggaaaattgcccaggtatgccctgtccacaaaaagcaggataaatccaacccagccaattactgccccatcagtctactctcattcAATGGCTGTGCTATCAAGTaacacttactcaccaataacctgctcactgatgctctgtttgTGTTGtaccagggccactcggctcctgactacattacagccttagttcaaacatgaataaaagagctcaactcccgaggtgaggtgagaataactgctcttgacatcaagcatttgactgagtgtgatatcaaggagccctagcaagtcTGGAGTCAAGGGAATCAGATGGAAAattctccgttggttggagtcatgcctagcacaaaggaagatggttgtggttgttggaggtcaaacatctcagtcccaggacatcactgcaggagttcctcagggccgtTTCCTAGTTCCGaccatcttaagctgcttcaacaatggccttccctccaacataatgtcagaagtggggaatgaTTGTAGTGTTcaattccattcacaactcctcagatactgaagcagtccatgccacatgctgcaagacctggacaacattcaagacTGGGCTAAATGGAAAATAAGAttaatgccacacaagtgccagacaatgatcatttccaacaaaagagaatttaaccatATTTCCTTGacgttcaacagcattaccctagCTCAATCCCCCTCCATTGACCAGtaactcaactggaccagcccCATGAACACTGCAGCCAAAACATCAGCTCAGAGGCTgcaaatcctgtggtgagtaactcacttcctgactccccaaagcctgcccaccacctacaaggcacaagtcaggagtatgatcgaatactctccaattgcctggatgagtgcagctccaacaatactcaagaagctcaacaccatccaggacaaagcagcccggttgattggcacctcttccaccatcttaaacattcactcacttcaccactgatgcacagtggcagcagtgtgtaccatctacaagatatccTGCAGCAATTCAtgaaggttccttcgacagcaacttccaaacccagaaaatctatcacctggaaggacaagggcagcagacacatgggaacaccaccattatggaggttcccctctaagtcacccaccaacctggcttggaactatatcgccattctttcaccatcaaaatcctggaactcccttcctaaaagcgctatgagtgtacctacaccacatggactgcagtggttcaggaaggcagttcaccaccaccttctcaagagcaactatggttgggtaataaatgctggcccagccagcaatgcccatatcctatgaatacattttttaaaagccaGCAGCTAGCCTAATGCAGCTGTTACACTTGCATCCACctgacaatgtagaaaattgccctaCTGACAAAAAATAGGTTCAATCTTACCTAAGTAAGTAATATCTTGCATGAcgagtgctttacagctaataaaGTATAGACACTGTTGTGAGGTTGGCAACATGGCAACGAACTTGAGGACAaaaaaactcccacaaacagcaacttaATAAggatcagttaatctgtttttctgacatttattgaaaaataaatattggccaggagactgAGACCAACTCCCCTGTCATTACTAAAAAAAATGAAAGTTGTTATTAATGATCAAGCAAGGCCCACAGTCTGCTCACCACCGTTCACTTTGGGTTCTGCTaagaccactcagctccagaacTCGTTATTGCATTCAGCTAGACATGGACGCAAGAGCTGTATGACAGAGGAGAGGTGTGAATAACTGCTCTCGACATTAAGACAGTACTTGACAGAAAGAGAAGAAaaccttgcattcatatagcatctttcaaGACGCCAAAGTGCttcgcagccaatgaagtacttcaagtgtagtcactattgtaaagtaggaaaagtggcaaccaatttgcacacagcaagatcccacaaacagcaaaatttttgtagtgcagaaggaggccttttggcccccgTGACTGCACTAGCTCTCCGGGTGAGTTTGGGAGATTCAATTCAGATAACACAAGAGGTAACACAAAAACACTCGCACCTCTGCTCATTCCCCCAACCTCCAATAGATACAGTCATCTTTTATATGTTAAATACACAAATATCTTATTTTTCAATCACCATTTGAATAGATACTATTTTATAaatacacatacatactcacacacacaacataccaTACAGCAATTAAGCTTCTTAAAACAAGAAGTTAATTCAGTCAAGATGTATTTAGCCCAATGTAACTTAGTGAAAGAACATAATGgactccccaccccaacaccttaaaccagctcatatttcaactctttcttggactcgaactcaagttctgttgaagggtcatgaggactcgaaacgtcaactcttttcttctccgccgatgctgccagatctgctgagtttttccaggtaattctgtttttattataacatACGCTATTTCAAATTGTGACCATCAAAAATCAAATATTCTGCATGTTTATCAATTTATTCCATTAATTTATTTGGAGATCCACTATCCCACAACAAGATCCTTGGTTTGTAAATGTACATGAATGTATTTACTATTATACAAGAAATTCATGGATTATTTTACTCTAGAACACATCATACCTTCGTATTTTCGTACAAAATGCTATGCAGAGGTTACATCTCCTTACTGCACGTTTCTCAGTTCTTTGCTGTCACATTTGAACATGATAAGGCCGCTTAGCCCATTCCACCACCAGattagatcatgtctgatctttaTCTCAGGTCCCCCATCCTGATTTGTCTACTCTTTCAGAACAAAGAGGGTTAACACTGCAATAAAACACTCCTTCACTTTGGCATCCCTAATCAGCAAATACGCCGAATGATTTCAAATATTGACATTAAAGATTTACAGTGTGGTAATGactagataacctgtttttgtgatgttaattgaggaataaatattgcccagggcactggagatagctcccctgctcttcttgaaaatagtgccatgggatcttttaagtccacctgagcaggcaatttgcacacagcaatgtgaatAATGACCTGGACATTTGTCAGCTTTGTCTCAGTGTGTAGCACTTGTGCCTCTGAGTCACACAGTTCCAGTTTCCaggcccactccagggcttgtaCACAGAAGTCatggctgacactgcagtgcattactgatggaatgctgcattgtctgaggtgCCATCTGTCGGATGAGATGAGTAATCAAAGGTCTCCCTTCTTAGGCGGTAAAATACCCCCATAACAcgttttcaaagaagagcaggcacATTCTCCCCCACCTGGTGACCTGGccactatttatccctcaaacaccaTAAgaacacattatctggtcattatcacattactgtgagagtttgctgcgcacatattggctgctgtgttttctacatcacaacagtgactacacttgcaaagtacttccttggctgtaaagtattttcagatgtccactggtcatgaaaagcactgtacaaatgcaatttttcttcctttttaaaatttttaaaaattcattcaagggatgagggcttcgctggctaggccagcatttattgcccatccctaattgcccttgttggttgaggagtaaatattggccaggacaatgggaaaaaactcacctgctcttttttgaaatagtgccatgatgGATCTCTGaaagggcttcagtttaacatctaaaCTGAAAGTGTGGTTATGGTGccatgtcgattgttgtaaaaacccatctggttcactaatgtcctttagggaaggaaatctgttgtccttacctggtctggcctacatgtgactccagaaccacagcaaggtggttgactcttaaatggcttctgaacaaaggcaattagggatgggcaataaatgcaggcctagccagcgatgcccacatcccatgaacgaataaaaaaaacactcaagaaacttgatgcACCTCTTTACCACAGGGCTCagtacccatctcttcagcactcacacactggctgcagtgtCCACTATTCGACTGGATGTATTGCAACAACTTAGCAAGCTTATTTCAACAGTGCTTCCCAACTCCTTGAACTCAGCCATCAAGAAGGACTAGCGACAATATCATGGGAACACCATAAGATCCCTCCTCAGTCATACATTTGGATAAACATAgtttttgtttcagcatttctTAGTTAATTCTGAGAGGAAAATAAGCACCACAGGAATGATAGGAAGCTAGTCAGCCGGTTTGAAAGTGAGCTTCAATTTCTATAAGAAAACAACAATATCCAGCCGCCCTGGTACGAAGTTGATTCACAAGGACGGTAGCACCCATAAATGCACCCTATGGTGAAATATCCCGAGGGTCTTTGATACAGTGAATCGGCTGGTATGCTCTCTGGGCTGTTGTGCATCGGTCAGTAGAGGGCAGAGCATCTCTCCCTTCATCTACCCAACTATGAAAGAAAAGAGCTCACTCAGCTTTCCTACGCCTTGCGAGATTCTTTCGCTTTGGATGATGTGAAATGCTGAttgccagactgtgtgtgtctttttttccatttctctctacGATCCACATGCGTGTAATTGGCTTCGACAATGATAGAAACAGCTCACCAGACATGTCGCCATATTGTGGAAAACATGAAACAGCTGTAGCAAAAAAAAATGTCCGGACAAAGCTCTTGGTTGGTGATTGACACCCTTGCAGAGAATGGCTTTCTGCTTCCACACTTGCACGAACTGAAGCTTGTCCAACTTCACCTATAATCCTACCAGCCGTCAGTGTTATTTCGAGGCTTCAGGGAAACAGTTCAAAGTGAGCCCCTTCTTTCAGGCTCAGAACCAACATTCTGCAAGTCACCCCAGAGTGTTTAAAAGCCTAATAAGGTGAAAACAATCACAAAATAACTTGCAACGGAGGAGAGAAAGCCGCATGCattgaaaagaaaaacaaaatagcCAGCTCACTTAAAATAGAAACACGTGGGGCAAAAGGAAATGCCCTCTTGTCAAATTTGGCCTTTTCTATCTCACTCGATTCGTCAAATGCCAGGCGGGGTTGTTAAATCGTAGAACCGCGCGGCGCAGGAGGTCACTCGGCCCACCGGGCCTATACTGGCTCACCGCAAGGGAGCCCCACtcctctttccctatagcccttcaagtgtttcctttttaaatagatGGGCTTCCTTCATTTCAGCGGCTAGACTGGCCAAGAGGCAGGTCTGTAAAGGAGTGAGGAACAAAGGCAAGCTTTCAGCTGGATGGATCTTAATTCTACCTTCCAAACCTGAACTGCAAAGCGGGTTCATTAAGCAGAAGATAATGCAAAGTATTACACATAACTCAGACCCCTCAcgagggaaggggggggggagtTCATCATCTCTCCTGCTTGTGTGCATTGGCTGTTTCTTCCCAAAATTAAGTGATTGTTTCTTTTCTCTCAACACGATGCCCCCCCACCCGATCTTGGCTGTTAAAGTGAGCTAGCTAGTTATTTATAATCCCTGGAtagctggggggcggggggtgggagagagagagactgtatacCTTGGCTATAACCCGACCAGCACAAAGCCCCGATTGTGGCTGTCTTTTCCAAcccacactgagagggagagtctAGGCGTCCACGTCTGTCCTCTTCAGCTGTAGGCACACACCACTCCAGAAAGGTAAGTGATCTTTAAACCACATATCCAAACAGATGCTCTTAAATATAAACCAATGTGTATTCAAAATCCTGAGTTCAGTATATGAAAAAAAGAGCAAAGCAACAATTTCTTAGCGGCTCATCTTTAAAGTAATGCATCTCTGCTCCAGCCAATTCTCTTTGAAATCTGCACAATTTAAGACTCTCTAAATGTTAAAGGCTAATTTGAAAATGAAGGTTATGGCTAGGAATCTATTCAATTATgctcttttgttttttttaaaaaaagtcttgaTTCCATACATGGGTTGCTAGTGAATGTGCTTTCCCCCCTCTTTAATTTCTCACAATAGAATATTTTATAATATAATtttgttaaattttatttttgcttgcTTTTCGAGAAATCTGGATTTCTATATGAATTGGTAACGTAGCAACCACCCTGTCTGGTTGAGAACGATTGACTATACAGTGATCGACCCACACTGGCTTCCTGGATTGTAAGACTATCCGTGTTTAATAGATTCGCTTCCAGTTAATATAAGAATTCAACGACTTGTTTCGTCCGCAGACTCGCGTTTGAGTCCGTAGATGTGGAAATTGAATTCATTGAAATTATTcttaaattgatttttaaaaaaatattttaagttGTTACAAAAAATACATTGAAATTATacttaaattgattttttttaaaaatattttaaggaAAGTTGTTGCAAAAAATACATTGAAATTATTCttaaattgattttttaaaaaatattttaaggaAAGTTGTTGCAAAAAATACATTGAAATTATtcttaaattgattttttttaaacattttaaggaAAGTTGTTACGAAAAATATtgggagaaaaaaataaaatcaacattttttttctctggtCCAAACATTGCGAAGTCCCGGGTTGTTATATATCGGTGTGTCTCCGCGATGCACATGTCGATAAAGGACCTTGCCATGCTCTGCCCCACAGCCAGAGTGAAAGATGAAAAAGCTCATTGTTCTTCTGCTTTTGAGCTCTTTGCTCGTCATCCAAGCCATGCCCGCCAATCGTCTGTCGTGTTACAAAAAGCTGCTGGGTGGTCGAAGCTGCCACAACATCCCCGATGGGACCGAGCACTTGCGACCCATCGACAAGGGGCTGGTGGATCACTTCTGGGCGGGGGACGAGTGCGAGATCGTCTGCTACTGCAATTTCCAAGAGTTGCTCTGCTGCCCCAAGTAAGTCATTCTTCTTaagcaccctccccccacacacacacacacacacacacctgccctcgCCGTTAGGGGGAGCAGCGTTTACACACTAAAAGCATATTTGCAAACAGTGCCAGGAGTGAATGAGTCACTTACCAAACTAGTACACACTTTTATTCGCGCCGTAATGTACTGCGATTCGCTAATAAATACCAAGTCTAGATGAGGAAAGATACTGAATATTTTTCAGCTCGCTCTTCGCTGCAACGCCAGCAACATGTTTACATATGGTACCTTTTAACTCAATaaaagacacttcacaggaacaaAGTTTGGCACGGGGCCACGTCATCGCGAGAATCGTGTCCAAGAATTTCACATGCAATGAATTACTTGTAAACAAATAACTTGCATGTATAAAGTGCCCTTCACGACCGCCCCAAAACGCTTCCCAGCCAGTGAAATGCCCCTGAAGcacagccactgttgtaatgcggGAAACGCAGCAGTCCtttggcacacagcaagatcccacaaacagcagggaGATGAATGGCCGGATAATCGCAGAAGCGTGTGGCACGGAAAGaggccatcgtgtctgtgccggccgaAAAACGAGCCCTGGCCCTAACCTCACTTTCCAGCACTGGTGTCCTCGGCCCTGCAGGGTACAGCACTTATGGtgcaactctttcgagtacaaacacgtttctatctattcctattcagatgaagttacattgttccatagcttgccattgtgagatttgaactcttgatcttgggtttacaagcccagtaccataaccacttggctatttaggccaagccagcaCTTAAGGTGTATCTCCAGACaacttttaaatgagctgagggttTCCGCCTCtgttaccctttcaggcagtgagttccagacccccaccaccacctgggtgaaaaaatatttcctcatcccctccccctctaatctttctcccaaagactttaaatctatgccccctagtcactgacctcactgctgaagtaaataggccctccccatccattctatccaggcccccCCACAATTTTGAACCTCAATTAAACCACCCCCCTCAGCCACCTCTATTCCAGGGAGAACATCTCTAGCGTATCCAATCTTGCTGCATAGCTGAAATAATGTGTTTTTATCAGTgaagttggttgaaggataaatgttggccagggaaCTGGGCagaatcctcctgctcttcaaaataattcactgaaatcttttacatccagctagTGGAcggacagggcctcggtttaacattatTACTGTTCGAGGGATTTTGCTCGGCACAAATTGCTTCATTATGTTAATTGACATAAAGTCAACGGCCCAGGTTTTGCAGTCAGTGACGAAGAAATGGACCTTGCTCTTCATCATGCTTAGAGCTGGACTCGGACTTTT
This is a stretch of genomic DNA from Carcharodon carcharias isolate sCarCar2 chromosome 4, sCarCar2.pri, whole genome shotgun sequence. It encodes these proteins:
- the LOC121277143 gene encoding scrapie-responsive protein 1-like; amino-acid sequence: MKKLIVLLLLSSLLVIQAMPANRLSCYKKLLGGRSCHNIPDGTEHLRPIDKGLVDHFWAGDECEIVCYCNFQELLCCPKDIFFGPKISFVIPCNSQ